Proteins from a single region of Trichoderma asperellum chromosome 3, complete sequence:
- a CDS encoding uncharacterized protein (MEROPS:MER0003110), which produces MSSPQAHEQPASQCTASSLVQGAESVLGNSAKLIDRLVASTTLENVSFANFILPIAWDENVRISHRNSSVIHEFTSSDPVLREAAAKVRRLFQDFETTLFMREDVSRRCEAVRQKKEDISVESKHLLEVFYQTFLRNGAFSRSAEDKSKVQEINQSLAKLEFAFRENIRTADASLLLDPDELQGVPQRLLDGLPREADSGKVLLSASDLQNGFYRTATESSETRRAIVYAYETLHQANRPIFDEIIQQRALRARLLGYRSHAALRISERLAETPETVSNFLSEIATGLREAGEGQVSRLRDRKQADLESRGKPFDGKLWLWDVSHYHQKVVAENFSLDGMTISDYFPLTSVLNNATELLGHLFGLRFERVSKEQNWDARDIDMAPQTHIWHEDVQHFVVWDSGEQGKFLGHLYLDLFSRPGKSGGPSLHNIVPGFTNEAGHRQHPRSAILSGYSRPSDGSPCTLRYFQVVLLFHELGHAIHDLVSITQFARFHGPDGTPVDFGEFPSQLLENLCHVPLVIHEISQHVSTLRNGHSSHLNQDQEGAAAAATNPPEKIPEASIRVLLQRSKAMEALDHLNQIFLARFDLEVNEANSNQVAEATDIPALFNSLRAEIYLAEIPQPNQDEPGWGCYYTSFKHFIHEYDAGYYGYLFAKSIADDVFDTLGGDAKNAEAFQRYRRTVLEKGGSVPGRDALKEFLGREPSTEAFCKHLGMV; this is translated from the exons ATGTCATCTCCCCAAGCCCACGAACAGCCTGCATCACAATGCACGGCGTCATCCCTGGTTCAAGGCGCCGAATCAGTCCTTGGCAATTCGGCAAAGCTCATAGACAGGCTTGTCGCTTCTACGACTCTAGAGAACGTCAGCTTTGCAAACTTTATCCTTCCGATAGCTTGGGATGAGAATGTGCGAATATCGCACCGCAATTCTTCGGTCATCCATGAATTTACCTCATCCGACCCTGTTTTGAGAGAAGCGGCTGCCAAGGTCCGGCGTCTCTTTCAGGACTTTGAGACAACCTTGTTCATGCGCGAGGACGTGAGTAGAAGATGCGAAGCTGTGCGtcaaaagaaggaagacatTTCTGTCGAGTCCAAGCACCTGTTGGAAGTATTCTATCAGACCTTCTTAAGAAATGGGGCCTTTTCACGATCGGCAGAGGACAAGAGCAAGGTTCAAGAAATCAACCAATCTCTTGCAAAGCTTGAGTTCGCATTCCGCGAAAATATCCGGACAGCAGACGCCAGCTTGTTGCTTGACCCGGACGAACTTCAGGGGGTCCCGCAAAGGCTGCTTGATGGTCTACCCCGTGAGGCGGATAGCGGTAAGGTTCTCTTGTCCGCCAGCGACCTCCAAAATGGCTTTTACCGCACGGCGACCGAGAGCTCGGAAACACGGAGGGCTATTGTGTATGCCTATGAGACTTTGCATCAGGCAAATCGGCCCATCTTCGACGAAATCATCCAGCAGCGTGCACTGAGAGCTCGCCTTTTGGGATACCGTAGCCACGCAGCGCTACGGATATCCGAACGACTGGCGGAAACACCTGAGACCGTATCGAATTTCCTTTCTGAAATAGCAACAGGGCTACGTGAAGCTGGTGAAGGACAAGTCAGCAGACTGAGAGACCGGAAACAGGCAGACCTTGAATCCCGCGGCAAACCTTTCGATGGGAAGCTGTGGCTGTGGGATGTGTCACACTATCACCAAAAGGTGGTCGCCGAGAACTTTTCACTGGATGGTATGACCATATCTGACTATTTTCCCTTGACATCGGTCCTGAATAATGCAACTGAGCTTCTGGGCCATCTGTTTGGTCTGAGATTTGAGCGTGTTTCCAAAGAGCAAAACTGGGATGCCCGAGACATTGACATGGCTCCGCAAACCCATATTTGGCACGAGGATGTGCAGCACTTTGTCGTGTGGGACAGTGGGGAGCAAGGTAAGTTCCTTGGGCATCTCTATCTGGATCTGTTTAGTCGCCCAGGGAAGTCGGGCGGCCCGTCCCTTCACAACATTGTTCCA GGCTTCACCAACGAAGCTGGCCATCGCCAACACCCTCGTTCCGCCATCCTATCTGGCTACTCTCGTCCTTCTGATGGAAGCCCTTGTACACTTAGATACTTCCAGGTGGTGTTGCTGTTCCATGAGCTTGGGCATGCTATACACGACTTAGTGTCCATAACTCAGTTTGCTCGGTTCCATGGGCCTGATGGGACCCCTGTAGACTTTGGCGAATTTCCAAGTCAGCTCTTGGAAAATCTATGCCATGTGCCGCTCGTCATCCACGAGATCAGCCAGCATGTTTCCACGCTGAGAAATGGCCATTCTTCCCATCTCAACCAGGATCAGGAaggtgccgctgccgctgctacgAACCCCCCAGAGAAGATTCCAGAGGCGTCAATCCGTGTGCTGCTGCAACGGAGCAAGGCCATGGAGGCTTTGGATCATCTCAATCAGATATTCCTTGCCAGGTTTGACTTGGAGGTTAATGAAGCCAATAGCAATCAGGTTGCGGAAGCCACAGACATCCCAGCTCTGTTTAATTCGTTACGGGCCGAGATATACTTAGCGGAGATACCACAACCCAATCAGGACGAACCGGGATGGGGATGTTACTACACCAGTTTTAAGCACTTTATCCATGAGTATGATGCTGGTTACTATGGTTACTTGTT CGCCAAGTCGATCGCGGACGATGTTTTCGACACTCTTGGAGGCGATGCAAAGAACGCCGAGGCGTTTCAAAGGTACCGTCGCACGGTATTGGAGAAAGGCGGCAGCGTACCCGGAAGGGATGCATTGAAAGAATTCTTAGGACGCGAGCCCTCCACCGAGGCCTTTTGCAAGCATCTAGGGATGGTATAG
- a CDS encoding uncharacterized protein (EggNog:ENOG41): MSWSPSSKALYDWQYFRDPNGTDPYPKERDILGSQTGTIWTTVRWHWAHCSFMWKKLNRALVQGRTANSEVIQLKHTNHCVNLILCMNNPDALGINVEIIYPPVSRAHSHL, encoded by the coding sequence ATGAGCTGGTCGCCGAGTTCGAAAGCTCTATATGACTGGCAGTACTTTCGCGACCCGAATGGCACAGATCCATATCCCAAGGAACGTGATATCCTGGGTAGCCAGACAGGGACGATATGGACCACGGTTCGCTGGCATTGGGCTCATTGCTCGTTCATGTGGAAGAAGCTCAACCGAGCTCTCGTTCAGGGACGGACAGCTAACTCCGAAGTTATCCAGCTAAAGCATACCAACCATTGCGTCAACCTGATTTTGTGCATGAATAACCCTGATGCTTTGGGTATCAACGTAGAGATTATTTACCCCCCTGTTAGCAGAGCACACTCACACCTTTGA